Proteins encoded within one genomic window of Empedobacter falsenii:
- the glf gene encoding UDP-galactopyranose mutase produces the protein MNNQYDYLIIGAGIFGAVSAYELTKKGYKCLVIEKRSHIAGNCFTENIEGINVHKYGAHIFHTNDKSIWDYVNQFAEFNRYTNSPIANYKGEIYNLPFNMNTFHQLWNVKTPDEARAIIAQQANEFGVENPSNLEEQAISLVGFDIYNKLIKEYTEKQWGTEATNLPAFIIKRLPVRFTYDNNYFNDKYQGIPIGGYTQIFEKLLEGVEVRLETDYFQNREDWNNIAENIIYTGPIDAFFDYKFGQLNYRSLRFENEILDQENYQGVAVVNYTSHDEKYTRIIEHKHFEYGTQPNTYITKEYSDDWNLDKEPYYPINNKENDAIFSEYKTLSKELSNVIFGGRLAEYKYYDMHQVFGSALVKMKNIPNKN, from the coding sequence ATGAATAATCAATATGATTATCTTATTATCGGAGCAGGAATTTTTGGAGCTGTTTCGGCTTATGAATTAACAAAGAAGGGCTATAAATGTCTTGTAATAGAGAAAAGAAGTCACATTGCTGGGAATTGTTTTACAGAAAATATAGAAGGAATTAATGTCCATAAATATGGCGCACATATTTTTCATACAAATGATAAATCGATTTGGGATTATGTGAATCAATTTGCAGAATTTAATCGATATACAAATTCGCCAATAGCAAATTATAAAGGAGAAATCTACAATCTACCGTTTAATATGAATACGTTCCATCAACTATGGAATGTAAAAACTCCTGATGAAGCAAGAGCAATTATTGCTCAACAAGCGAACGAATTTGGAGTTGAAAATCCATCAAATTTAGAAGAACAAGCAATTTCTTTAGTTGGGTTTGATATTTATAATAAATTAATTAAAGAGTATACAGAGAAACAATGGGGAACAGAAGCTACTAATTTACCAGCTTTTATTATAAAACGTTTACCAGTTCGTTTTACATACGATAACAATTATTTTAACGATAAATACCAAGGAATTCCGATTGGTGGCTATACTCAAATTTTTGAAAAATTATTAGAAGGAGTAGAAGTTCGGTTAGAAACTGATTATTTTCAAAATAGAGAAGATTGGAATAATATTGCTGAAAATATAATCTATACAGGTCCAATTGATGCCTTTTTTGATTATAAATTTGGACAATTGAATTATAGAAGTTTACGTTTTGAAAATGAAATACTTGATCAAGAAAATTATCAAGGAGTAGCAGTTGTGAATTATACTTCTCACGACGAAAAGTATACACGTATTATTGAACATAAGCACTTTGAGTACGGTACTCAACCAAACACCTATATCACCAAAGAATATTCTGATGATTGGAACTTGGACAAAGAGCCTTATTATCCTATCAATAATAAAGAAAATGATGCTATTTTCTCAGAGTATAAAACATTAAGTAAAGAATTATCAAATGTAATTTTTGGAGGTCGACTTGCTGAGTATAAATATTACGATATGCATCAAGTTTTTGGTTCTGCCTTGGTCAAAATGAAGAATATTCCTAATAAAAACTAA
- a CDS encoding glycosyltransferase family 2 protein, with the protein MSENKPAITLLMCNYNNAHYLRKGIESVLAQTFENFELLILDDCSTDESVEIIKEYVPKDERISFYQQKQNGGYGQAIYDAINLAKADYVGIIDPDDALVPEALEVMLSRLQEKPNLAGLYSQHWICDKDLNPVEVCKTSTKIPNGITYLEYGKSAMTHFFVFNRLKFIENGNIDRTMRNALDQDWYYKVEEVGEVDFVEQPLYFYRISPTGISQGFKKSYITYRDHHIIKERALDRRKIYGQKRKEILGKSRSEVMYKKFNYLLNEKNPAFLIPLAECFFRSPVSTFQAIIYKLKN; encoded by the coding sequence ATGTCCGAAAATAAACCTGCGATTACCTTATTAATGTGTAATTACAATAATGCACATTATTTGAGAAAAGGAATAGAAAGTGTATTAGCTCAAACATTCGAAAATTTTGAGTTGTTAATTTTAGATGACTGTTCAACGGATGAATCTGTAGAAATTATTAAAGAATATGTTCCGAAAGATGAACGTATATCATTCTATCAACAGAAACAGAATGGTGGTTATGGACAAGCTATTTATGATGCAATTAATCTTGCAAAAGCAGATTATGTAGGTATTATTGATCCTGATGATGCGTTGGTGCCAGAAGCATTAGAAGTAATGTTATCTCGTTTACAAGAAAAACCAAATTTAGCTGGTTTATATTCTCAACATTGGATTTGTGATAAAGATCTTAATCCTGTAGAAGTTTGTAAAACAAGTACTAAAATTCCAAATGGAATTACTTATTTAGAATATGGAAAGTCTGCAATGACTCATTTTTTTGTGTTTAATAGATTGAAGTTTATCGAAAATGGTAACATTGACAGAACGATGAGAAATGCTTTAGATCAAGATTGGTATTATAAAGTAGAGGAAGTAGGTGAAGTAGATTTCGTAGAGCAACCACTTTATTTTTATCGTATCTCTCCGACTGGAATTTCTCAAGGATTTAAAAAAAGTTATATCACTTACCGCGATCATCATATCATAAAAGAGAGAGCGTTGGATCGTCGAAAAATTTATGGACAAAAAAGAAAGGAAATCTTAGGGAAATCTAGATCAGAAGTGATGTATAAAAAGTTTAATTATTTATTAAATGAAAAAAATCCTGCTTTTTTAATTCCATTGGCTGAATGTTTTTTTAGAAGTCCAGTTTCAACATTTCAAGCGATTATTTATAAATTGAAAAATTAA
- a CDS encoding glycosyltransferase family 2 protein translates to MDIIIKSYNRPYYLHRCLQSIKENVLGNYKVIIVDDGTPQKYLDKISSLYEVEIFKTENYEKKSFNIGNNLINDGFNIPTESWRKAVENASDYFLITEDDVWFTKEINCDELVGYMKLHNIHLTKLGILGIYSDDNYSEVLSLSNELETTYPLKTFTSNQFIMNLFMFNKFKFFTILYKLGLVDNHTRRKYWILNSILMGVYKKDYWLYMWKDSINHLDEKIQLKNAAVWFGKNKKNRNLVTRTKDEKMKTTFKSSASGQYHDYNINLSIDKVNSILNEAWLNKEFDAMQNYPKDFSDDYIKFFLDKENHPDAQYDEWFKWAENFRQQYRNLGAEVDN, encoded by the coding sequence ATGGATATAATTATAAAGTCATATAATCGTCCATACTATTTGCATCGCTGTTTACAATCAATTAAAGAGAATGTCCTAGGAAACTATAAAGTAATCATTGTTGATGATGGTACTCCTCAGAAGTATTTAGATAAAATATCCTCTTTATACGAAGTAGAAATTTTTAAAACAGAAAATTACGAGAAAAAATCGTTTAACATCGGAAATAATTTGATAAACGACGGATTCAATATTCCTACTGAATCATGGAGAAAGGCTGTAGAAAATGCATCAGACTATTTTTTGATTACAGAAGATGATGTTTGGTTTACCAAAGAAATTAATTGTGATGAGTTAGTTGGTTATATGAAATTACATAATATTCATCTAACAAAACTTGGAATTTTAGGTATCTACTCAGATGATAATTATTCTGAAGTTTTATCTCTTTCTAATGAATTAGAAACAACTTACCCCTTAAAAACATTTACTTCTAATCAATTTATTATGAACTTATTTATGTTCAATAAATTCAAATTTTTTACGATTCTTTATAAATTAGGTTTAGTTGATAATCATACAAGAAGAAAATATTGGATTTTGAACTCTATTCTAATGGGAGTTTATAAAAAAGATTATTGGTTGTACATGTGGAAAGACTCTATTAATCACTTGGATGAAAAAATTCAACTGAAAAATGCTGCAGTATGGTTTGGAAAAAATAAGAAAAATAGAAACCTGGTCACTCGAACAAAAGATGAAAAAATGAAGACCACTTTTAAGTCATCTGCATCTGGACAATACCATGATTATAATATTAATTTATCAATAGATAAAGTAAACTCAATTCTAAACGAAGCTTGGTTAAATAAAGAGTTTGACGCCATGCAAAATTATCCAAAAGATTTTTCTGATGATTATATCAAATTTTTTTTAGATAAAGAAAATCATCCTGATGCACAATATGATGAATGGTTTAAATGGGCTGAAAATTTTCGCCAACAATACAGAAATTTAGGAGCAGAAGTCGATAATTAA